From a region of the Sebaldella sp. S0638 genome:
- a CDS encoding BtpA/SgcQ family protein has translation MSWLKDVIGTEKAIIAMCHLLPLPGDPYFDKEKGMAYVMEKAREDFLALQEGGVDAVMFSNEFSLPYLTDVKTETVAAMARIIGELKPEIKIPYGVNVLWDAKKSLDLAAATDAKFVREIFTGVYASDFGIWNTNIGETIRHQRRIGAENVKLLFNIVPEAAKYLADRDIKDVAKSTIFNNRPDALCVSGLTAGSETDSAILKQVKDVAGETVIFANTGVRLNNVEEQLSIADGAVVGTTFKYDGKFENHVDKARVKEFMDKVKNFRASKGL, from the coding sequence ATGAGTTGGTTAAAAGATGTAATAGGAACAGAAAAGGCGATAATAGCAATGTGTCATTTATTACCGCTGCCGGGAGATCCTTATTTTGATAAGGAAAAAGGAATGGCATATGTAATGGAGAAAGCAAGAGAAGACTTTCTGGCACTTCAGGAAGGCGGAGTGGATGCAGTTATGTTTTCAAATGAGTTTTCACTTCCTTATCTGACAGATGTAAAAACTGAAACTGTGGCAGCTATGGCAAGAATAATAGGGGAATTAAAACCTGAAATAAAGATTCCTTACGGAGTGAATGTACTTTGGGATGCAAAAAAATCGCTTGATCTTGCAGCAGCTACAGATGCGAAATTCGTAAGAGAAATATTTACAGGGGTATATGCAAGCGACTTTGGTATCTGGAATACAAATATAGGAGAGACTATAAGACATCAAAGAAGAATTGGTGCGGAAAATGTAAAGCTTCTGTTTAATATTGTTCCTGAAGCGGCTAAATATTTAGCAGACAGAGATATAAAAGATGTAGCGAAATCTACAATATTTAATAACAGACCGGATGCATTATGCGTATCAGGACTTACTGCGGGGAGTGAAACTGACTCTGCAATATTAAAACAGGTGAAGGATGTAGCAGGAGAAACAGTGATTTTTGCTAATACGGGAGTAAGACTGAATAATGTGGAAGAACAGCTTTCTATCGCAGACGGGGCAGTAGTGGGAACTACATTTAAGTATGACGGAAAGTTTGAAAATCATGTAGATAAGGCGAGAGTAAAAGAATTTATGGATAAAGTAAAGAATTTTAGAGCTTCAAAAGGTTTGTGA
- a CDS encoding PTS sugar transporter subunit IIB — translation MKRILVACGTGMATSTMISEKIKGILEERGIDCVINQCILSEIASNASNVDLIVTSMRVDEEYNAPVLLGTAFLTGINEEEATEKLLEILS, via the coding sequence ATGAAAAGAATACTTGTGGCCTGTGGAACAGGAATGGCAACTTCTACAATGATTTCTGAAAAAATAAAAGGGATTCTTGAAGAAAGAGGAATTGATTGTGTTATAAACCAGTGCATTTTGTCAGAAATAGCTTCAAATGCATCAAATGTAGATTTAATTGTGACATCAATGAGGGTAGATGAAGAATATAATGCGCCGGTATTGCTGGGGACAGCCTTTTTAACAGGAATAAATGAAGAAGAGGCTACTGAGAAATTGTTGGAAATTTTATCTTAA
- a CDS encoding PTS galactitol transporter subunit IIC encodes MQGFISYILSLGGMVFVPIVLILVALLFRLSFLKSIKAGVTAGVGFLGMNLVVGVVVQYLNPAVDIMVKRFGLNLSVIDVGSGTASGVGYATAVGALVIPVIFILNIVLLLLRLTKTMNIDIYNYWHYSITGSIVYLMTGSLIFGIVGAMFHAAFCLISADFTAKRVQNIIGIDGISICQGYGASTVPLFYLLECLYNKIPFMKNKKIDSQFIQKKFGMIGDPVIIGIVLGILFSLLAGYGLRDALNLIIAVVGIMILFPRMIKIIVEGLMPISEAARKFFNTHFHGKEFYIGMDSAVTLGHPTTISVGIILIPIMILIAAVLPGNTVLPLADLPFAPFFICMATVIHKGDMLRTLISSIINMVIVLLIASYFAPYFTQMAIDGKLGLTQGDAKISALAVGNVFDWVITQFMRFGIIGIICLLAVTAGAVYYNRKKALTD; translated from the coding sequence ATGCAAGGATTTATTAGTTATATTTTAAGTCTTGGAGGTATGGTTTTTGTACCTATAGTTCTGATTTTGGTAGCTCTACTTTTCAGACTGAGCTTCCTGAAATCAATAAAAGCCGGAGTAACAGCAGGTGTGGGATTTCTAGGGATGAACCTTGTGGTCGGAGTGGTAGTGCAGTATCTTAATCCGGCAGTAGATATTATGGTAAAAAGATTCGGGCTGAATCTTAGTGTAATTGATGTGGGGTCAGGTACTGCGTCAGGTGTAGGATATGCCACGGCAGTAGGAGCTTTGGTAATTCCGGTAATATTCATTCTGAATATAGTTCTGCTTCTTTTGAGACTCACTAAAACTATGAATATTGATATTTATAATTACTGGCATTATTCAATTACAGGGTCAATAGTTTATCTGATGACAGGAAGTCTTATCTTTGGTATTGTGGGAGCAATGTTTCATGCTGCGTTTTGTCTCATATCAGCGGATTTTACAGCCAAAAGGGTGCAGAATATAATAGGTATAGACGGAATATCAATATGTCAGGGTTACGGGGCAAGTACAGTACCTTTGTTTTATCTGCTTGAGTGCCTGTATAACAAGATACCGTTTATGAAAAACAAAAAGATAGACTCGCAGTTTATTCAGAAAAAATTCGGTATGATAGGTGACCCGGTGATAATAGGAATAGTTCTTGGTATTTTATTCAGCCTGCTTGCGGGATACGGTCTTAGAGATGCTTTGAACCTTATTATTGCAGTGGTGGGGATTATGATTCTGTTCCCTAGAATGATAAAAATAATAGTAGAAGGGCTTATGCCGATTTCAGAAGCAGCCAGAAAATTCTTTAATACTCATTTTCACGGAAAAGAGTTTTATATCGGGATGGATTCGGCAGTTACACTTGGGCATCCGACTACAATATCTGTGGGTATAATATTAATACCGATAATGATATTAATAGCTGCCGTACTTCCGGGAAATACAGTGCTTCCGCTGGCTGACCTTCCTTTTGCACCGTTTTTCATCTGTATGGCTACTGTAATACATAAGGGAGATATGCTTAGAACACTTATAAGTTCAATAATAAACATGGTAATAGTGCTACTCATAGCAAGCTATTTTGCACCTTACTTTACACAGATGGCTATAGACGGTAAACTGGGGCTTACACAGGGAGATGCCAAAATATCTGCACTGGCAGTAGGAAATGTTTTTGACTGGGTTATAACTCAGTTTATGAGATTCGGAATAATAGGAATAATATGTCTTTTGGCAGTAACAGCAGGTGCTGTATACTATAACAGAAAAAAGGCGCTTACAGATTAA
- a CDS encoding ribulose-phosphate 3-epimerase: protein MKILPSIASANQYNIEKELGRIGSRYYENLHIDIEDGNFIPNITFGLKTMKQIRENYKLPFSVHLMVSNPESYIDELQKLGCCIIFIHVESCGYLSELLNKIKSLGIKAGIALNPYSDLKNYKYLFGITDAVMFMTSEPDFRGQIFNPAVLEGIEEIIGEKKFELWADGGIKAEHMEFLEKKQIDYVVMGREIFDREDPEDFLKKINFK, encoded by the coding sequence ATGAAAATTCTTCCTTCAATAGCTTCTGCCAATCAATATAATATTGAAAAAGAGTTAGGCAGAATAGGGAGCAGATATTATGAAAATCTGCATATAGACATAGAAGACGGTAATTTTATCCCCAACATTACATTTGGTCTGAAAACTATGAAACAGATAAGGGAAAATTATAAGCTGCCTTTTTCGGTACACTTGATGGTAAGCAATCCTGAAAGCTATATAGATGAATTACAGAAACTGGGATGCTGTATAATTTTTATCCATGTGGAATCATGCGGATATTTAAGCGAACTGCTGAATAAAATAAAGTCTTTGGGAATAAAGGCAGGGATAGCATTAAATCCGTATTCTGACCTGAAAAATTATAAATATTTATTTGGAATAACTGATGCTGTAATGTTTATGACTTCGGAGCCGGACTTTAGGGGACAGATTTTTAATCCTGCGGTTTTGGAGGGTATAGAGGAAATCATTGGTGAAAAAAAATTTGAATTATGGGCTGACGGAGGGATAAAGGCAGAGCATATGGAATTTTTGGAAAAAAAGCAGATAGACTATGTGGTAATGGGAAGAGAAATATTTGACAGAGAGGATCCGGAGGATTTTCTGAAAAAAATAAATTTTAAATAA